From the Pseudodesulfovibrio alkaliphilus genome, one window contains:
- the tgt gene encoding tRNA guanosine(34) transglycosylase Tgt produces the protein MSIPGQFTLHTTDGQARRATLTTAHGEIQTPIFMPVGTQGTVKSLSPLDLEEMNAQIILGNTYHLYLRPGDELVARRGGLHRFANWKRPILTDSGGFQVFSLQSIRKLSEEGVEFRSYIDGSKHFFSPEKAIDIQKNLGSDIMMVLDECVGYGADREYTEKSLEMTTRWAERCRTHHPRGTNGQIMFGIVQGGFFKDLREKSLDQLRGIDFEGFAIGGLSVGESTKEMYDILHHITPLMPADKPRYLMGVGTPLDILEGVAAGVDMFDCVLPSRNARNGTLFTSQGKVNIKRAEFAEDDSPLDPECGCYTCRNFTKAYLRHLYMAKELLSYRLNTYHNLYFYLDMMKQVRASIENGSFAELKRRFEAAYATE, from the coding sequence ATGAGCATTCCCGGACAATTCACACTGCACACCACAGACGGCCAGGCCCGCCGGGCCACCCTGACCACGGCCCACGGCGAAATCCAGACGCCCATCTTCATGCCCGTCGGCACCCAGGGAACGGTCAAGAGCTTAAGCCCACTGGATCTTGAGGAGATGAACGCCCAGATCATCCTGGGCAACACCTACCATCTTTATCTGCGTCCCGGCGACGAACTGGTGGCACGGCGCGGCGGTCTGCACCGATTCGCCAACTGGAAACGGCCCATACTGACCGACAGCGGAGGGTTCCAGGTCTTCAGCCTGCAATCGATCCGCAAGCTCTCCGAGGAGGGGGTGGAATTCCGTTCCTACATCGACGGATCCAAGCACTTCTTCTCCCCGGAAAAAGCCATCGACATCCAAAAGAACCTCGGCTCGGACATCATGATGGTTCTCGACGAATGCGTGGGCTACGGCGCGGACAGGGAATACACCGAAAAATCCCTGGAAATGACAACCCGTTGGGCCGAGCGCTGCCGCACACATCACCCCCGCGGCACCAATGGGCAGATCATGTTCGGCATTGTTCAGGGCGGTTTCTTCAAGGATCTTCGGGAAAAAAGCCTTGATCAACTGCGCGGCATTGATTTTGAGGGCTTTGCCATCGGTGGACTGTCAGTGGGGGAATCCACAAAGGAAATGTACGACATCCTCCACCATATCACCCCCTTGATGCCCGCTGACAAGCCACGTTATCTCATGGGCGTGGGCACTCCGCTGGACATCCTTGAAGGAGTGGCCGCAGGCGTGGACATGTTCGACTGCGTGCTTCCTTCGCGCAATGCACGAAACGGCACCCTCTTCACCTCACAGGGCAAGGTGAACATCAAGCGGGCCGAGTTCGCCGAGGACGACTCGCCCCTTGATCCCGAGTGCGGCTGCTACACCTGCCGCAACTTCACCAAGGCGTATCTGCGCCATCTGTACATGGCCAAGGAACTGCTCTCCTACCGACTCAACACCTACCACAACCTGTATTTCTATCTCGACATGATGAAGCAGGTACGCGCATCCATCGAAAACGGCTCCTTTGCCGAACTCAAGAGGCGGTTCGAAGCCGCCTACGCCACGGAATAA
- the nth gene encoding endonuclease III, with protein sequence MNTKHRAREIYARLKRRYPAPAPALDWSDAWELLVATVLAAQCTDERVNKVTPVLFAHWPDIASLAEADVAEVADVVRSTGFFRNKAKNLKASANRIIEVYGGEVPRTMADLITLPGVARKTANIVLSNAFGVFEGIAVDTHVKRLAFRLGLTKNIDPVRIEKDLMPLYPRETWGEINHFLVYFGREVCPARSPRCGSCELDDLCPKHGVKA encoded by the coding sequence ATGAACACAAAACATCGCGCCCGCGAGATATACGCCCGGCTCAAGCGTCGCTACCCGGCACCGGCTCCGGCCCTGGACTGGAGCGATGCCTGGGAACTGCTGGTGGCCACCGTGCTGGCCGCCCAATGTACCGATGAGCGCGTGAACAAGGTCACGCCCGTGCTCTTCGCCCACTGGCCGGACATCGCCTCCCTGGCCGAAGCGGACGTGGCCGAGGTGGCGGACGTGGTCCGCTCCACCGGGTTCTTCAGAAACAAGGCAAAAAACCTCAAGGCATCGGCAAATCGGATCATTGAGGTCTACGGCGGCGAAGTGCCCCGGACCATGGCCGACCTGATCACCCTGCCGGGCGTGGCCCGCAAGACGGCCAATATCGTTCTCTCCAACGCCTTTGGCGTCTTTGAGGGCATCGCCGTGGACACGCACGTCAAGCGCCTCGCCTTCCGCCTCGGATTGACCAAAAACATTGACCCGGTCCGCATCGAAAAGGATCTCATGCCCCTCTATCCACGCGAGACATGGGGCGAGATCAACCACTTCCTCGTCTACTTCGGTCGCGAGGTCTGCCCGGCACGTTCGCCCCGGTGCGGGTCCTGCGAACTCGACGACCTCTGCCCTAAACATGGAGTCAAGGCTTAA
- the cutA gene encoding divalent-cation tolerance protein CutA, whose translation MTESFVYMTCATMREAEDIGRVLVERRLAACVNVLGAISSMYWWQGRVERGEEVSVIAKTRTELVPELTEAVRAMHGYDVPCVVALPIEGGNPDFLAWIREETRPGGRGEG comes from the coding sequence ATGACGGAATCGTTCGTGTACATGACCTGCGCAACGATGCGGGAGGCGGAGGACATCGGCAGGGTGCTGGTGGAGCGCAGGCTGGCCGCCTGTGTCAATGTTCTGGGCGCCATAAGTTCAATGTATTGGTGGCAGGGCAGGGTGGAGCGCGGCGAGGAGGTGTCGGTCATCGCCAAAACCCGCACCGAGTTGGTGCCCGAACTGACCGAGGCGGTGCGGGCCATGCACGGGTATGATGTCCCCTGCGTGGTGGCCCTGCCCATTGAGGGGGGCAACCCGGACTTTCTTGCCTGGATTCGCGAGGAAACCCGACCGGGAGGCCGGGGAGAAGGATGA
- a CDS encoding carbohydrate kinase family protein, with protein sequence MQIYISGSLAFDRIMTFPDKFSNHILPDKLHILNVCFLVDGLEEKFGGTGGNIAYNLSLLGEKPVLLSQVGRDFAAYDTWLQEHGIGAEGIRTVEQEFTAGAYITTDQADNQITGFNPGAMKYPCQFDMTTIDSADALGIISPGNLGDMMDHPRYYRENAIPFIFDPGQQIPAFSGEQLVQALDGAEILITNDYELEMILKATGMTKAEVVERVAYLITTLGEKGSVVNCKGQETHVSAVPVSSVVDPTGAGDAFRAGLLKGLAMEKTVAEAARLGSVCAAYAVEHKGTQEHRFSFQKFTKRYEASFGPLE encoded by the coding sequence ATGCAAATTTACATTTCCGGCTCTCTCGCCTTTGACCGCATCATGACCTTTCCAGACAAGTTCTCCAATCATATCCTGCCTGACAAGCTCCATATTCTCAATGTCTGCTTTCTGGTTGACGGTTTGGAGGAGAAATTCGGCGGCACGGGAGGCAACATCGCCTACAACCTGTCGCTTTTGGGCGAGAAGCCGGTTCTGCTCAGTCAGGTGGGCAGGGATTTCGCCGCATACGATACCTGGCTGCAGGAGCATGGCATTGGTGCGGAGGGGATCCGCACCGTGGAGCAGGAGTTTACCGCCGGGGCGTACATCACTACGGACCAGGCGGACAATCAGATCACCGGCTTCAATCCTGGAGCCATGAAGTATCCCTGCCAGTTCGACATGACCACCATCGATTCCGCCGATGCCCTGGGCATCATCTCCCCCGGCAACCTCGGGGATATGATGGATCACCCCCGCTACTACCGGGAGAATGCCATTCCCTTTATTTTCGATCCGGGCCAGCAGATACCCGCCTTCAGCGGTGAACAACTGGTCCAGGCGCTTGACGGCGCGGAGATTTTGATCACCAACGACTACGAGTTGGAGATGATCCTCAAGGCCACCGGAATGACCAAGGCCGAGGTGGTGGAGCGCGTGGCCTACCTGATCACCACCTTGGGCGAGAAGGGGTCGGTGGTCAACTGCAAGGGTCAGGAGACCCATGTGTCGGCTGTGCCCGTAAGCTCTGTGGTCGATCCCACCGGGGCCGGCGATGCCTTCCGTGCCGGGTTGCTCAAGGGGCTGGCCATGGAAAAGACCGTGGCCGAGGCGGCCCGGCTCGGTTCGGTGTGCGCGGCATACGCTGTGGAGCACAAGGGCACACAGGAGCACCGCTTCTCCTTCCAGAAATTCACCAAGCGCTACGAGGCGAGCTTCGGACCTTTGGAATAG
- a CDS encoding aminoglycoside phosphotransferase family protein: MIRLEIANIETYLKRVYGDDAKLLAAGDIGSLDAQGMKGFGYGKPLLIRFMAGGEIREAVLSIMKGDKYGHQFYWDRAAILMFQHETSARMERHVRPMGLGYVDDDNALIPVDRPREFFIVNEKLEGHDYFLDLERIRLGDFRDSDLELARDYARWLARVHSRKLDDAPLYHRRIRNLIGSSECILGMIDEAYPHPYPAFEDARFIALEKRLVDWRWKLRGYAHRLSAVHGDFHPWNVLVTEQGEFSVLDRSRGEWGEPGGDLATMAINYLLWSLYGHDRLAGPFERLYRVYFGEYLERTGDAEVLEVLAPFFVFRALVIASPQWYPDHPASVRQGLFNLMVNVLEDDVFDWENIDKYMERGA; encoded by the coding sequence ATGATTCGGCTGGAAATCGCCAACATCGAAACGTATCTCAAGAGGGTCTACGGCGATGACGCCAAGCTGCTGGCCGCAGGCGACATCGGTAGCCTGGATGCCCAGGGCATGAAGGGGTTCGGCTACGGAAAACCCCTGCTGATCCGTTTCATGGCGGGCGGTGAGATCCGCGAGGCCGTATTGTCCATCATGAAGGGGGACAAGTATGGCCACCAGTTCTATTGGGATCGGGCGGCTATCCTGATGTTTCAGCATGAGACCTCGGCGCGGATGGAGCGTCATGTCCGTCCCATGGGCCTGGGCTACGTGGACGACGACAACGCCCTTATACCAGTGGACCGGCCAAGGGAGTTCTTCATTGTCAACGAGAAGCTGGAGGGACACGACTACTTTCTGGATCTTGAGCGAATCCGCTTGGGCGACTTTCGCGATTCGGACCTGGAGCTGGCCCGGGACTACGCCCGCTGGTTGGCTCGGGTGCATTCGCGCAAGCTTGACGATGCACCGCTGTATCATCGACGCATCCGCAATTTGATAGGGTCGAGCGAGTGCATCCTGGGTATGATCGACGAGGCGTATCCGCACCCATATCCGGCCTTTGAGGATGCCCGGTTCATTGCCCTGGAGAAGCGGTTGGTGGATTGGCGCTGGAAGCTTCGTGGCTACGCCCATCGGCTCAGTGCGGTGCATGGCGATTTCCATCCTTGGAACGTATTGGTCACGGAGCAAGGCGAGTTCTCGGTTCTTGACCGCAGCCGGGGTGAGTGGGGCGAGCCCGGCGGCGATCTGGCCACCATGGCCATCAACTATCTGTTGTGGAGTCTCTATGGCCACGACAGACTCGCCGGACCCTTTGAGCGCCTCTACCGCGTCTATTTCGGCGAATACCTGGAGCGAACCGGCGATGCCGAGGTGCTGGAGGTGCTGGCGCCGTTCTTTGTCTTTCGCGCCCTGGTCATCGCCTCGCCCCAGTGGTACCCGGACCATCCGGCCAGTGTGCGACAGGGGCTCTTCAATCTCATGGTCAACGTGCTTGAGGACGATGTGTTCGATTGGGAAAACATCGACAAGTACATGGAGCGGGGAGCGTGA
- a CDS encoding adenylyl-sulfate kinase, with the protein MKGQVPGFAVWFVGLPGSGKSALARGVRDHLLGRGMETVLLQMDERRKTYFPEPKYTAQEREAAYAMFVDEAVELAWQGRNVLMDGSAHKVVMRARARESIPRFAEVFVRCELDEAIRREAGRPEGLVAADLYRRALRRQQTGEACPGLGEVIGVDVPFEEDPDAEFTIDNTRLTREQTLEKVLHFLDTWIDSA; encoded by the coding sequence GTGAAAGGGCAGGTGCCTGGATTCGCGGTCTGGTTCGTGGGGTTGCCGGGCAGCGGCAAGAGCGCTCTTGCCAGGGGGGTGCGCGACCACCTGCTCGGGCGGGGGATGGAGACGGTGCTGCTTCAGATGGACGAGCGGAGAAAGACCTATTTCCCCGAGCCGAAGTACACGGCGCAGGAGCGCGAGGCGGCCTATGCCATGTTTGTGGACGAGGCCGTGGAACTGGCTTGGCAGGGGCGCAACGTGCTCATGGACGGTTCGGCTCACAAGGTGGTCATGCGCGCCAGGGCCAGAGAAAGCATCCCGCGGTTCGCCGAGGTCTTTGTGCGCTGCGAACTGGATGAGGCCATCCGGCGCGAGGCCGGACGCCCCGAGGGACTCGTGGCTGCCGATCTTTACCGCAGGGCGCTGCGCCGTCAACAAACGGGCGAAGCGTGTCCGGGGTTGGGCGAGGTCATCGGTGTGGACGTGCCCTTTGAGGAAGACCCGGATGCGGAATTCACCATCGACAATACCCGGCTGACCCGCGAACAGACTCTGGAAAAGGTTTTGCACTTTCTGGACACCTGGATCGACAGTGCTTAA
- the miaB gene encoding tRNA (N6-isopentenyl adenosine(37)-C2)-methylthiotransferase MiaB translates to MKFHITTFGCQMNVHDSQWLASALESRGWRQTGEDEALVYILNTCSVRDKPEQKVYSELGRIAGHLRRDPGVFAAVGGCVAQQIGRGFFERFPFVRLVFGSDGIAGAPNALERIAAGMEERLALLDFMPTYDERESVPAQSVQFARQAFVTIMQGCDNFCAYCIVPYTRGRQKSRHPDAVVAECQALVDAGVREITLLGQNVNSFGMDKGGVGTTFAQLLRRVAAIKGLDRLRFTTSHPKDIAPEVIAAFGEYETLCPSLHLPLQSGSDAVLAAMRRRYTLDRYMGVVEALKRTRPEMALTTDFIVGFPGETERDFQATLDVMAAVGFESSFSFKYSDRPGVAAVNMEPKVAPEVAADRLMRLQTLQNSITRKCLKMLEGMETDVFIEGLSRMQGGEVPSWKGRDPAGRIVNVHMKKGHADDLVGMLVPVRIIEAKKHSLMGEGTGIPW, encoded by the coding sequence ATGAAATTTCACATCACCACCTTCGGGTGCCAGATGAATGTCCATGATTCGCAGTGGCTGGCCAGCGCCTTGGAGAGCCGGGGGTGGCGACAGACGGGCGAGGACGAGGCTCTCGTCTACATTCTCAACACATGCAGTGTCCGGGACAAACCGGAACAGAAGGTTTACAGCGAACTTGGCCGCATCGCCGGCCATCTGCGGCGAGATCCAGGAGTTTTTGCCGCTGTTGGCGGCTGTGTGGCCCAGCAGATCGGCCGGGGATTCTTTGAGCGGTTTCCCTTCGTGCGTCTTGTTTTTGGTTCAGACGGCATTGCAGGGGCGCCCAACGCCCTTGAGCGCATCGCAGCCGGAATGGAGGAGCGTTTGGCCCTGCTGGATTTCATGCCGACCTATGACGAGCGCGAGTCCGTGCCTGCGCAATCTGTCCAATTTGCCCGGCAGGCATTCGTCACCATCATGCAGGGGTGCGACAATTTCTGCGCCTATTGCATCGTGCCCTATACCCGGGGCCGCCAGAAGTCGCGCCACCCGGACGCGGTGGTAGCCGAGTGCCAGGCGCTTGTTGACGCCGGAGTGCGCGAGATCACCCTGCTCGGGCAGAACGTCAACAGCTTCGGCATGGACAAGGGCGGGGTCGGGACCACCTTTGCCCAGCTCCTGCGCAGGGTGGCAGCCATCAAGGGGCTCGACCGGCTGCGCTTCACCACTTCGCACCCCAAGGACATTGCGCCCGAAGTCATAGCGGCCTTCGGAGAGTACGAGACCCTGTGCCCGTCGCTACACCTGCCCCTGCAATCAGGCTCCGACGCGGTCCTTGCGGCCATGCGGCGCCGGTACACGCTCGATCGCTACATGGGTGTTGTGGAGGCTCTCAAAAGGACTCGGCCCGAGATGGCGCTGACAACGGATTTCATCGTGGGTTTTCCCGGCGAGACAGAGCGCGATTTTCAGGCCACTCTTGATGTCATGGCGGCCGTGGGCTTCGAGTCGAGTTTTTCCTTCAAGTATTCCGACCGTCCGGGGGTGGCCGCCGTGAACATGGAGCCCAAAGTGGCCCCCGAAGTGGCCGCGGATCGTCTGATGCGCTTGCAGACTCTGCAAAATAGTATTACTAGAAAATGTCTAAAAATGCTTGAGGGCATGGAAACCGACGTGTTTATCGAGGGCCTGAGCCGTATGCAGGGGGGAGAGGTTCCCTCCTGGAAAGGGCGGGACCCGGCCGGACGCATCGTCAATGTGCACATGAAAAAGGGGCATGCGGACGACCTTGTGGGCATGCTGGTACCAGTCAGGATCATTGAGGCAAAGAAACATTCTCTCATGGGCGAAGGAACGGGAATACCGTGGTAA
- a CDS encoding bifunctional nuclease family protein translates to MVTMDIFGLALDENSKAPILVLKESGGERVLPIWIGAMEAMAISVAINAVPFARPMTHDLLLGTILGLGWNVEGVEVTDIREGTFFAEIVTARGDEVRRLDSRPSDAIALAVRAKCPIRAADHVLEQGGGAMQQGAERVIKTESADKWAEELEKFSEDDIKYKM, encoded by the coding sequence GTGGTAACGATGGACATCTTTGGACTTGCCCTGGACGAGAACAGCAAGGCACCCATCCTCGTGCTCAAGGAGTCGGGGGGCGAGCGAGTGCTGCCCATCTGGATCGGCGCCATGGAAGCCATGGCCATTTCCGTGGCCATCAATGCGGTTCCATTTGCAAGGCCCATGACCCATGACCTGCTGCTCGGGACCATTCTTGGTCTTGGCTGGAATGTCGAAGGCGTGGAGGTCACGGACATTCGCGAGGGCACGTTCTTTGCCGAGATCGTCACAGCCCGTGGCGACGAGGTTCGCCGGCTCGACAGCCGCCCCTCGGACGCCATCGCCCTGGCCGTGCGGGCCAAGTGCCCCATCCGTGCCGCCGACCATGTGCTTGAGCAGGGGGGCGGCGCCATGCAGCAGGGGGCGGAACGCGTTATCAAGACCGAGAGTGCTGACAAGTGGGCGGAAGAGCTTGAGAAATTTTCTGAAGACGACATAAAATACAAGATGTAG
- a CDS encoding histidinol phosphate phosphatase domain-containing protein: MIDLHTHTVFSDGELIPAELVRRAEVVGYKALCMTDHADESTLYFTVENILRFVKRHGYFYDITILAGVELTHIPPPLIGEMTLKAREAGAQIVVMHGETPVEPVAPGTNLAAIEAGVDILAHPGLITEEEVALAAEKGVALEITTRGGHSYTNGHVAALARRLGARLVVNNDAHSPRDLVSRELRRTIALGAGLTTEEYRQTEANAREIVERCLRRTAR, from the coding sequence ATGATCGATCTGCACACGCACACGGTCTTCAGCGACGGCGAACTCATTCCGGCGGAGCTTGTTCGCAGGGCCGAGGTTGTCGGCTACAAGGCTCTGTGCATGACCGACCACGCCGATGAGAGTACTCTCTACTTCACTGTCGAGAACATCCTGCGTTTCGTGAAGCGACACGGATATTTCTACGACATCACCATTCTGGCAGGGGTGGAGTTGACGCATATTCCGCCGCCACTCATCGGCGAGATGACCCTCAAGGCCCGTGAGGCCGGGGCGCAGATAGTGGTCATGCACGGCGAGACGCCTGTTGAGCCCGTTGCTCCGGGCACCAATCTGGCGGCCATTGAGGCCGGGGTGGACATCCTGGCGCATCCCGGACTGATCACCGAGGAAGAGGTGGCCCTGGCCGCCGAAAAGGGCGTGGCCCTTGAGATCACCACTCGGGGTGGTCACAGTTACACCAACGGGCATGTGGCCGCGCTGGCCCGTCGGCTCGGCGCCAGACTGGTGGTCAACAATGATGCACATTCGCCAAGGGATCTCGTCTCCAGAGAGTTGCGCAGAACCATCGCCCTGGGCGCGGGGCTGACGACCGAGGAATACCGCCAGACCGAGGCCAACGCCCGCGAGATAGTTGAGCGTTGTCTGCGCCGAACGGCCAGATGA
- the tolQ gene encoding protein TolQ yields MNMLPDSDLFSLLAGATLAVKMVMLLLAGMSLWSWAIIFHKFFTIGAARKKVMEGYDAFMSAGDLSSGLKALGSREQSPLSRVSTLAVKEFRLLEKADVNRDRKRLLVKDTLRRVLKQGISKEMRSLTHNLPFLATCANAAPFIGLFGTVWGIMHSFHSIGLTQSAALATVAPGISEALVATAIGLLVAIPGTIFYNYFLGKLNEVETGMIDFAGAFLNRAEREITWATKGEQ; encoded by the coding sequence ATGAACATGCTTCCTGACAGCGATCTCTTCTCCCTCCTGGCCGGGGCGACACTGGCCGTTAAAATGGTCATGCTCCTGCTTGCGGGCATGTCCCTGTGGAGCTGGGCCATTATCTTCCACAAGTTTTTCACCATCGGCGCGGCCCGCAAGAAGGTCATGGAGGGGTATGATGCCTTCATGTCCGCGGGCGACCTTTCGTCCGGGCTCAAGGCCTTGGGCTCAAGGGAACAGTCGCCCCTTTCGCGGGTGAGCACCTTGGCGGTCAAGGAATTCCGCCTGCTGGAAAAGGCGGATGTCAACCGCGATCGCAAGAGGCTGTTGGTCAAGGACACCTTGCGCCGAGTGCTCAAGCAAGGCATTTCAAAGGAAATGCGTTCGTTGACCCACAATCTGCCCTTTCTTGCCACCTGTGCCAACGCGGCCCCGTTCATCGGCCTGTTCGGCACGGTTTGGGGCATCATGCACTCGTTTCACTCCATCGGGCTGACCCAGTCCGCAGCACTGGCCACCGTGGCTCCCGGCATATCCGAGGCGCTGGTGGCCACGGCCATTGGTCTGCTGGTGGCCATCCCTGGGACGATTTTCTACAACTACTTCCTCGGCAAGCTCAACGAGGTGGAAACCGGGATGATCGATTTTGCCGGGGCGTTTCTCAACCGCGCCGAGCGCGAGATCACCTGGGCCACCAAGGGCGAGCAGTAG
- the tolR gene encoding protein TolR, with amino-acid sequence MAIKTGGGFLNEINVTPFVDVMLVLLIIFMVTAPLMTQGVEVDLPTTRTVKSLPQDSEHLVLTVKGDGSLFLDEYQVAEDELEGHLTRLVSGQMKQLYLRADAAVPYGTVVRVMGEIKAAGIDRLGIVAEETSDRKTQGQKK; translated from the coding sequence ATGGCGATCAAGACGGGTGGAGGTTTTCTCAATGAGATCAACGTCACTCCCTTTGTGGATGTGATGTTGGTGCTGTTGATCATTTTCATGGTCACAGCGCCGCTCATGACCCAGGGGGTTGAAGTGGACCTGCCCACCACGCGCACGGTAAAGAGTCTGCCTCAGGATTCCGAGCATCTGGTGCTCACCGTGAAGGGCGACGGCAGCTTGTTTCTCGACGAGTACCAGGTTGCCGAGGACGAGTTGGAGGGCCACCTGACGCGACTGGTCTCCGGGCAGATGAAGCAGCTCTATCTTCGGGCCGACGCGGCAGTGCCCTATGGAACGGTTGTCCGGGTCATGGGCGAGATCAAGGCGGCGGGTATCGACCGTCTGGGCATCGTGGCTGAGGAGACCTCGGACCGAAAGACCCAAGGTCAAAAAAAATAG
- a CDS encoding cell envelope integrity protein TolA, whose amino-acid sequence MRQSLGFTISFVLHASFMAFALFWSGGQTVRVSMDRPVYSVDLVTLAPPPPGPAPVVEAVSATETAPSQVPVPVVEAASEPVAEIKPVPVVEAKPEPKDISPTKVDRQPVVKKEEKPKPEPKPEPKKPEPKKPEPKKPEPKPQKTAEQMLAEGLATAQAKAKTQEQQQSAAIARELAAIKKREGAQVYAHGGQQGGQEGGIAGGVVGGSGSGLSEVYALIVGSAIKKNWRYPSFAGETNMVVTVEISLDGEGRILSSRVIQSSNNPEFDSSALRAIRETESVERPRTDRDRVLRINFNSQELSE is encoded by the coding sequence ATGCGGCAAAGTCTCGGGTTCACGATTTCCTTTGTGCTCCACGCCTCGTTCATGGCATTTGCCCTGTTCTGGTCGGGGGGTCAGACCGTGCGGGTAAGCATGGATCGCCCGGTTTATTCGGTGGATCTGGTGACGCTGGCTCCGCCGCCGCCCGGACCGGCCCCGGTGGTGGAGGCCGTGAGCGCTACGGAGACAGCTCCTTCCCAGGTCCCTGTGCCCGTAGTCGAAGCCGCGTCCGAACCAGTGGCAGAGATCAAGCCCGTGCCGGTGGTCGAGGCCAAGCCGGAGCCAAAAGACATCAGCCCGACCAAGGTGGACAGGCAGCCAGTGGTCAAGAAAGAGGAAAAACCCAAGCCCGAGCCAAAGCCCGAACCCAAGAAGCCCGAGCCGAAAAAACCCGAACCCAAAAAGCCCGAGCCCAAGCCGCAAAAAACTGCGGAGCAGATGCTGGCCGAGGGATTGGCTACGGCCCAGGCAAAGGCCAAGACCCAGGAGCAGCAGCAGAGCGCGGCCATCGCCAGGGAGCTGGCGGCCATCAAGAAGCGCGAGGGCGCTCAGGTCTATGCCCACGGCGGTCAGCAGGGTGGCCAGGAAGGCGGTATTGCGGGCGGGGTGGTCGGCGGCAGCGGGTCGGGCTTGTCCGAGGTCTATGCCCTTATCGTTGGTTCGGCCATCAAGAAGAACTGGCGTTATCCGAGCTTCGCGGGCGAGACGAACATGGTCGTCACCGTTGAGATATCCCTTGACGGCGAAGGCAGAATTCTTTCCTCCAGGGTCATCCAGTCGTCGAACAATCCCGAGTTCGACAGCTCGGCCCTGCGGGCCATCAGGGAAACCGAGTCTGTGGAGCGGCCAAGGACCGACAGGGATCGCGTCCTCCGCATCAACTTCAACAGCCAGGAACTTTCAGAGTAA